One Ailuropoda melanoleuca isolate Jingjing unplaced genomic scaffold, ASM200744v2 unplaced-scaffold68859, whole genome shotgun sequence genomic window, CCTCCGGCCCGCACGAGGGACGAACTGACTGACGTACCTCGcccgcccctgccccgcccctgcctcATATCGCCCTGGGCTCCCGGGGCTCACTTCTGGAGCGCCTTCTCTCCCTGCGGCTCTCTTCAGCCCTTTCTCTCCCCGGCACCTCAGGCGTCGGCGGCGGCgaccccagcagcagcagcactgagCGACGCGAGCGGGCGGCCGAGACGATGAAGTGCAAGCCGAACCAGACGCGCACCTACGACCCGGAGGGGTTCAAGAAGCGGGCGGCGTGCCTTTGCTTCCGGAGCGAGCGCGAGGATGAGGTGCTGTTAGTGAGCAGCAGTCGGTACCCTGACCGCTGGATCGTGCCGGGCGGGGGCATGGAGCCCGAGGAGGAGCCGGGCGGTGCGGCAGTCCGAGAGGTGTTCGAAGAGGCGGGAGTCAAGGGGAAGTTAGGCCGGCTCCTGGGCATTTTCGAACAGAACCAAGACCGCAAGCACAGAACGTACGTGTACGTACTGACCGTCACTGAGATTCTGGAAGATTGGGAAGATTCGGTTAGCATCGGGAGGAAGCGAGAGTGGTTCAAAATCGAAGATGCGATCAAGGTTCTCCGCTGCCACAAGCCCGTGCAT contains:
- the LOC100466960 gene encoding diphosphoinositol polyphosphate phosphohydrolase 3-beta, with the protein product MKCKPNQTRTYDPEGFKKRAACLCFRSEREDEVLLVSSSRYPDRWIVPGGGMEPEEEPGGAAVREVFEEAGVKGKLGRLLGIFEQNQDRKHRTYVYVLTVTEILEDWEDSVSIGRKREWFKIEDAIKVLRCHKPVHAEYLEKLKLGGSPTNGNSAAPSLPQSDA